GAGTGTTGAGGTGCTTCCTCAGTAATGTGACTGTCTGAAAAGCTCCGCCCCCAAAAAACTAATTATACCACTGGTTCCTGATGTAAAACTTTATGGTACACAATAATCTCTTGAATACGCAttacagcaaaaagcagaaccTTTTCAACTGTAGTGATATGGGAATACTAATACCCACAGCATCACACAAGGCAAATGAGCTCCTttggcagaaaaaataaataaaatactagcCTATAGACAGGGGAGAGTAGGTTTGCCCAGAAACAGAGCTGAGAGCTCTTACACAAAACGGTAAGTGACACTGAGCATGCCTGCTTTACTCCCATTGCATCTACTCAATCACTTCAACTGTATTGCAAGGTGCAGTCACAACCAGTGCAGTTTAGAAATCCGCTTACAAAACCCacctttctttttgattttggtTGGTTTAGGTGGCTTCATGTTACCCCACTACTTTTTCTGCATTGACCTCAGACAACAAACCCTCCTGTTGCTCCTCTTCAACATCATACACAGAGACATCCACATCTTTGCCTTCCTCAGTGTAGCGTAGCTTActcttttggtttttctttgttttttttggcTGGGGCTGATAGTCTGGATCTTTTTGCCATTAGGATCTTCTTGGGGCTGAAGTTCACCTTGTTCCAGCGTCTCCACCTCACCATTTGCAACCCACTTTCACTACCTGGAAGCCTTCTGGTAAAGGGGGAGTGTGACAGATCATGGGCTCTCCCTCTTGCAGGCCTCCTTTGGAAACCTCATTTTCATATGCTCCTGAGTTCTTCCACAGAAGTGGTGGCAACAGGTACAGTCACTGGAACTGGTACTTGGACCAGCTGAAGCTCACCAAGATTTATAGGCTGCTCTTCCATATTAACAACCTGAGGTGTTCTGATTCTGTGTGTCATCCACTGTAGCCGGCACTGCACCTTCCattacttcagtcttcatttgAAGAAGTGTTGGATCCAACTGTTCCATCATAACCATCTGCACACCACTGTTGACATCCTGAACTACTTCACCCCCATCTGCTTGGTTTGGTGGTATACGACAAGCATCGTCCTCCTGCCCAGCTTTACGGCGTCTTTCAtaggtttttctctcttttcccttaatAAAAGTTTCTGATTCTTCCACCATAGCTTCAACTGCCTCACCTTCCATTTCACCttcttgctgttaaaaaaacaaaacaaaagaaaaagcagagggacAAGTGGCCTAATCAAAAACCATCAGCTCAACAGCAACAGCATACTGCAGccagttttaagaaaacaaatccaaaactgTAAGCATTAGTCTCTGCTAGCGTATTGTCGCTGTAAATCAAGGTGATCACAGAATCCTGCCTGGAGTGAAACAGCCGCTGTACCAGTTtcatggaaaggaaggaaagcaaggaagagagattaAGGGATATGTATGTTTCTCCTTCTCAAGGACTGCAAATTGCTAAGGCAAGTGATACGGCACGATTGCTCCTTATTACCAATCTATGTAAAATAAGTAAGCTGAAtatcagaagcagtcctgtgctataatcacattatttttatgtcattagAAATCTTACATGTAAAAAAGTTGACTCTGTAAAGCACAATATAAAtctggaccccccccccccttcaaaaaaaaaacaacctccccCAACAACCGcactcaaacaaaaaaaaaaacttagtctGATAATAGTGATTTTTCCCCCcctaagaaaaagctttgagaatGCAAAGCAAGAATTTAAGTCTTCAAAGTTACTCTAAATTAAGTTCATATTTCATGTAAAACTCCAGCTCCAAACAACTATTTCCTCTATGTTTAGACTTCTCTGAACAACACTTGATTGGCATCttctctaaaaaaagaaaaaaattaaagaaagaagaaaaaagaaaaaagaagaaaacgaagaaaaaaagaaagaaaaaaaaaaaaaacaaggataaGTAAATTTCTTGGGAGTATCTTGAGCTTCATTCCTGTTTCCATTTATGGGCACTGCCTTGCCTCAGAAGGCAGAACACAGGATGAACTTGAGCACAGTGCCCTCTGTGGGTCAAAGGAGCCCCAGGATGCAGACAAGGctcagttaaaattttatttcaatctaAATGGTCTGGACTCAGAGCTACATGACTCTAGTGATtcaacaattttctggaccctgtgtgtctattgggtgcttgcacactgggtaacagaacgcagtttggggacaacacagggataactacaaatagcatgaacacgggctggggaagctctagggtgaaggagtaGCCCTCccagggcagggtcattcccccatggaCAGGGGGCTGCGTGGGGTAGGGCTGCTCACaactcctgctcacccccaggacacttccaggggcttctcagcaggtagctgcaggcagggatgacaccaaaggcaaggagcttccccacatctctgctttcaggtccctgctgctggggtggggggaagggagaggagctgccaagcctgggcAAGAgcctgagactccaaagctgatggagagaccagcaggtctgtagggaagctcacaaagttcctttgccgacatgcacagcaccagcagcacctttgctggccccagcaggatctgtccccgctaccccgagcacctgccaacacgcagatgcccctcaacactgcctcgctgctgggaggtgtctgtggggcagagctgagcacacaaggctgtgatgggcctgtgggtcattgctctcctgaggaaatgtcaccttcagaccctcgactgtctctggggaggtgtcctgaggggctgtgagcgtcctccagaagggcacagctctcccacagccGCTTTGCCGTGATACCCAAGAGCTCTGGCCATGGCCGTCAGGAGcctctgcacatcctgctcctcacggtgcccacagccgggctgggctcagagaggagctggggacctgccccagggaaagcggggctgtcagcaggggctCCGGGGTGCTggtgcctcctgcctccagcctggagacaccaCAAGCACCGCTGCACTcgcggcctctcctcacagctgggatggcgCTGAGAAATGGCCACCACAGCCGGCACCGAGCCATggggctgttaggagaaagggtgcaagagccgggggctgccgggggccggaggcggcccgggccgggccgggccttccccagccgctgctgccccacagccaggccgcggcggctccggctgcccccgcgcgcacAGCCGCTCACCTTacccagcccgcggccctcggccccggcgcagcagctcccggcgctgcggctaaaggctccgggcggccccgggccaggagacgctgccccgcggcagcagccgcctctcacCCCAACTCCCCCGCAGGGCCCGGGTAGCCCCGcacccgcccgccccgccccttcctgccctcctctgggccactgcacatgctctgccctgaccgGCCACGACCCTGCACTCTTTGCAAcgcccctcccctctcctcaggGCCCCCtcgcctggccccgcccccgcagaCGGGGCTGCCCGAAGCGACcatggaggagctggagctgctggcggAGGCCTTCGGTGACCTGCTGCCGCTGGGTGGggactgggggcactgggggggactgggagggactggggggactggagggactgggagggactgggagggaaAGAGGGGCTGGGAGGTACTGGGGGGTACTGGTctgggggggactgggagagactgggggaCTGGGGGAGTCaggggggactgggagggactggggtgACtggggagggactggggggcactgaggggaatgggagaactggactgggagggactgggggcaACTGAGGTGTACTGGGAGAGACTGCAGGGATTGGGGGGGACTGGGGGCACTAAGGGGAATGGGAGAACTGgactgggagagactgggggCGACTGGGGGGTACTGGGAGAGACTTggggcactgggagggactggggggactgggggtGACTGAGGGGAGTGGGAGAGACTGGGGAGACTGAGGGGACTGGACTGGGGCGACTGGGGGACCTGGGGGGGATTggagggactgggggggggACTGGACTAGGGGACTCGGAGGGACTGGGGGGGACTTGGAGGACTGGAGGGACTTGGGGGGGACTGAAGGGACTGGGAGGGAGTGGGGGGAGGACTGCGGGGACTGGGGGGACTGTGGGAACTGGGAGGGACTGGACTGTGGGGACTGGGGGGGACTGGTGGGACTTGGGGGGACTGGGCTGGGGGGACTggagggactggggggactgAGAGGGactgggggggactggggggcaCTGAGGGGAATGGGAGAACTGGACTGGGATGGACTGGGGGCAACTGGGGGGtactgggagagactggggggattgggggggactggggggcaCTGAGGGGAATGGGAGAACTGGACTGGGATGGACTGGGGGCAACTGGGGGGTACTGGGAGAGACTGCGGGGACTGGGAGGGACgggggggactggggggggACTGGACTGGGGGGGAATGGGAAGATAGGGAGGGACTGGGGTGGACTGGGGGGCACTGAGGGGAATGGGAGGACTGGACTGGAGGGACAGGGGGGACTAGGGGGACTGGACTGGGGGGAATGGGGGCAACTGGGGGGGGCTGGGAGAGAGTGGGGGACTGGCCGTGGGGGACTGGGAGGtactgggagagactggggggactgggaaTAATGGGGGCATGGGGAGGACtagggggcactgggagggccTGCGGGGCACTTTTGGGGCAGGGGGACACTGGGAGGGGTCACTGCGGCGGTGTGTGCGTGCGGGGGACACTTCGGGGACAGCAGCCCCACAGCGCCGCCTGGCCCCACAGTGGAGGAGATTCCCGAGGAGGTGGTGCTGCCCCCGGCCCCTGGTGAGCACTTGGGGGGCACTTGGGGGCTGGTGGGGGACCTGGGGTTCAGCGGGGCACATGGGGGCTAGGGGTGCTTGGGGGGCAGCATCTGAgcctgtctctgccccacagtGCTGAGAACCCCGGAGGGGCCCGTCCTGCCCCCGCCACCCCCCAACGTACGTGTAGGGCTGCAGGGGAACTTGTGGGgcgtgtggggctgggggggatgTGTGGGCTTGGGGAGGAGCTGGGGGGGAGGTGTAGGGTGGTGGAGGAAGTGTGGGGTTGGGGGGATGTatgggccggggggggggctgggggaggacATGTTGGGCGGGGGAGGACGTGTGGGGCACAGAGGGGTGTGTGGGCCTGGGGGGGGGCACAGAGAAATATGTGGGAATATGACGGGGAATATGTGGGGCGTGGAGAGAcacgtggggctgggggtgtgTGGGAGGATGGAGGGGGACGTGTGGGGTGTGGAGGGACGTTTGGGGCCGCCCCAGGCCCTCCCCGCTGGTGCCGCCCCCCCCATGACTTCTGGCCCCAGCTGCCCCCTGAGACGCTGCGAGAGCAAGTGCAGTGGCTCCAGGCCCACTGCCGCCCCCGATGAgcggggcccaggtgtccatGGGAGGGTCCCAGGCATCCGGgggaagggcccaggcatccggggaagggggcccaggcgtccggccgCCCCCAGGTGCCGTGCGAGGCGCTCGAGCCCAGCATCCCGGCGCTGTCGTCCTCGGGTGAGTGACCCCAGCagcgctgtggggcagggaggaggctgTGGGGTGAGCATGGGAACCGGGTGGGGGGAGGTGGGTGCTGGTCACCGTGGGGCAGTTGTGGGTCGCCGTGGGGCGTTTGAGGGTTATTGTGGGTCACTGTGGGGTGGTTGTGGGTCACTGTGGGGCAGTTGCAGTTGCCGTGGGGCAGTTGGGGATTATTGTGGGTCACTGTGGCGCGGTTGTGGGTTGCTGTGGGGTGGTTGTGGGTCATCGTGGGGCGTTTGGGGATTATTGTGGGTTGCTGTGGGGCAGTTGTGGGTCACCATGGGGCAGTTGTGGATTACTGTGGGGCAGTTAGCGGTTGCTGTGGGGCGGCTGATGGCAGTTGCAGATCACCATGAGGCAATTGTGGATTACTGTGGGTGGTTGAGGGTGGTTGTGGGTCACTGTGGGGTGGTTGTGGGTCACAGGGAAGTTGGGGGGTCACTGTGGGGCAGTTGCAGCTGCCTTAGGGTGGTTGTGGGTGTCTGTGGGGTGGTTGAGGGCAGTTGGGGGTCACCGTGGGGCGGTTGGGGGTGATGGTGGGTCACCATGGGGCAATCGCAGTCTCCGTGGGGTGGTTGTGGGTCACCGTGGGACAGTAGCACTTGCCATAGGGCAGTTGGAGGGTCATCATGGGGCGGTTGAGGGTCACCGTGGGGCGGGTGGGGGTCGCCGTAGGGCAGTTAGGGGTCGCTGTGGGGCAGTTGGGGGTCGCCATGGGGCAGCCGTGGCCTCTCCCCAGAGATTTCCCTGGAGGTGACGGAGGAGGAGCTGCGGTGAGTGGGGACCTGCGTGTGGGGCGGGGGGCAAGCGTGCACGGCAGGGATgcgtgtggggctggggacctgcgtgtggggctggggacaagCGTAAGGGGGGTGGGGGACCCACGTGTGGGGGGCAGGGACATGTGTATGGGGGGCTGGGGACAGACATGGGGCAGGGATGCGTGTGGGGCGAGGAACACGTGTGTGGAGTTGGGGACACACGTGTGTGGGGTGGGGACATGTGTGGGGCAGGGATGtatgtggggctggggagacACGTGTGGGGCTGGAGACattgtgtggggctggggacacaCACGTGTGGGGTGGGGACGCATGTGTGGGTCTGGGGACCCAcgtgtgtggggcaggggacTGGCATGTGGGGCTGCCGACCCACacgtgtggggctgggggcccaTGTGTGTGGGGCAGTGCtaaccccccccacccctgcagcccccccccagcacctccTGCCCCCGTGGCGCTGCCCAAGGGGCCCGAACCCAAACTGCCGCCCGGGCCCCCTCACCATCACCGCCTAGCTGCAGaggtgcccggacgcctgggccccctctcccagacacctgggcccctcctgcccggacgcctgggcccctcctaGCGGCCTTGACCCctcccagatgcctgggccctcccggacgcctgggcccctccccgcaGGCTGGTGCTGGCGGAGCTCTCGCGCATGGGCCAGTCGGACCTAGTGTCGCTGCTGCCCCCCGGGGCCTCATCAGCCGCCTCTTCAGCCTGCTGCTGGGTGAGTGGCACCGTGGCGCTGACCCACACGGgtgtccccccctccccgcacgCGTGTCCCTGCCCTGCACGCGTGTCCCTGCCCCACACGCAGAGCTCCACGGCGCCGGCGTGCTGCGGCTGGAGCAGGCCTGGCCCTACTGCCCCAttgccgtggggctggggcccCGCTTCCCGACACCGGTGGCAGCGCCCTGAGAGAGGCTCTGCCACACGGACATGCCAGCCCCACGGACACGCCATGGACACACCAACGCCAGCCCCACGGACGCACCGGGATCGGCCCCACGGACAGGCAAGGCGCAGCCCCATGGCGACCCCTTTATTGCCCTGGCGCGGGGACGTCACCTGGTGCCTCAGGAGCCTCCCGGTGTCGGGACCGGTTCTTGCCGGCAACAGCGTGACGTCACCGTGGGGCCCAATTTCCCCCCCTACACACAGTTGACATCAGCATGACGTCACTGGGCGGAGGAGGGCAAAGGACCCGAACCGCGGAGGGGATGTGTGTGGGGTGGTGTCCGGTTGTACTTGGGGGGAGCATCCAGCTGTACTTCACGGGTGTTTCATGGTATCTGCCTGTACTTTGTGGGGGTTTGGGGGTACCTGGGGGATGGGTGTTGGGGGCGTCTGGTTGTACTTTGTGGGTGTTTGGGGCTGCATTTGGGGGTTTCTGATCCTGCTTTGCAGGGGTCTGGCTGTACTTAGGGGGCCTGGGGCTGGACTTCGGGGTATCTGGGGGGGGGCATGCGGCTGTATTTTGGGGCGGTATTGGGGGGCGTCTGGTTGTCCTCTAGGGGTGTGTGGCTGTCATTGGGGGTGCGGGACTGTGGATGGAGGTGTCTGCCTGTACTTTGAGGGTGTTCGGTTGTACTCTGGGGGTGTCTGGAGGCATCTGGCTGTACTCCAGGGCCGTGGGGCTGTACTCTGGGGTCGTCCAGCTGCATGTGGGGGTGCCCGGCTGTACTTTGGGGGCACAGGGCTATACTTGGGGacgcacacatgcacgcacatgGGGCGTCCGGCTGTCCAGCGGGGGTCACTCCTGCAGCAGCGCTGACACCGTTGGACCCAGCTGGGGGAGGGGTGCCGCCATCGCGCTGCGACCCACAGCGCCCCCCAACAACACCCCCGCTGGCCCCCCCAACCGCCCCGGCACCACAAATACCCCCAAACCGCCTTGTCACCCCAGCTATACCCTCAAATACCCCCCCAAACCACCTTGTCACCTCAAATACCCCCCAAATCACCTTGTCACCCCAGCTACACCCTCAAATTCCCCCCCAAACCCCATTGTCACCCCCAAATAACTGCCAAACCGCTTTGTCACCCCAGCTACACCCTCAAATACCCCCTAAAAGCATGTTGTCACCCCAAATACCCCCCCTGCTCCTATAATACCACCCCCAAATACCTGTCCCGGGGGTATATACAGCCGCACAGGGACAAATGCAACCctgcccccagcctgtccagagacccccccccaaatacCCCCTTGGGGCCCCCCCAGGACCCCAACATCCCCCCGACCCCGAATGACCCCTGGGGACGCCCAAATACCCCCCAGGACCCCTAATACCCCCCTGGGATTCCCAAATGCCCCACCAAGGACCTGAAATgccccctgggacccccaatATCCCTCTAGGACCCCAAATACCCCCCCAGAGACCCCAaatccccccagccccccccccccggaccccAATtcccccccaggaccccccccagGATCCCCCCCCAGGGCCCCTCGTGGGACCCCAATCCTCTCCCaggccccccccagcccccaatTCTCCCTCAGGCCCCCCCTGGACCCCAATCcccccccaaagcccccccGGGCCCCTCCCAGGCCCCCAATtccccccccaggacccctcGTGGGACCCCAGTCCTCTCCCaggccccccccagcccccaatCCTCCCTCAGGCCCCCCCTGGACCCCAAtccccccccagggcccccccgggcccctCCCAGGCCCCCAATTCCCCCCCAAAGACCCCCAGGGCTCCGCCCGGCCCCCAAACCCTCCCGGGTCCCCCCAAGACCCCAATcctcccccagggccccccccaggcccctcCCTAGGACCCCAATCCCcctgttgtcccaaaatctgggttctgttacccggtgtgcaagcaaccaacagacacacagggtcgagatatttgtttacttcatttctgtgcagagatgggtgctaggtggtaaatccacaaagctagcacaccttctccccctctcattcttgatttatacacacttttcagggagtaattcatacaaatctttctattggttacagtttcattacctcaggtaatcgccctgcgcttgtgctttcacattcttgttaattagcataggaagcgaagaagaggcggtaacatcattatcatgtcatttccatctcattattcatttaggggtgtgaagtttaatatgttaataagccttaatgaacctaaggtcacttctgggttattctgctgtttttgtcttacctacccctcgcaatcttcaaagcgctggTGGCTTGTGCATGCGTGCGTGACAGGCCAatgctgtggccactggtggtggtggttgggAAGTGCCTTGTGCCTGCGTGCGTGACAGGCCGGTGCTATGGTCAGGCTTGTGAGATACCTTGTGGATGAGCGTCGTGCAGGCCAGTGGCAGGGCCGTGTCTGCTGTTTGTGGCTCTGAGGTGACTTGGGCGTCAGTCGCTTGGAGGCCAGGGACGTCAGCCCAACTGGGCACGCTTTCACAATTGCTGCAGGCTAAAGACCAAAGCTCCGTTCTGATCGCTGCTGGTTAGTGTAAAGTACTTGCATCA
This genomic window from Rhea pennata isolate bPtePen1 chromosome 21, bPtePen1.pri, whole genome shotgun sequence contains:
- the LOC134149655 gene encoding LOW QUALITY PROTEIN: transcriptional repressor CTCF-like (The sequence of the model RefSeq protein was modified relative to this genomic sequence to represent the inferred CDS: inserted 3 bases in 2 codons; deleted 3 bases in 3 codons) yields the protein MEGEAVEAMVEESETFIKGKERKTYERRRKAGQEDDACRIPPNQADGGEVVQDVNSGVQMVMMEQLDPTLLQMKTEVMEGAVPATVDDTQIRTPQVVNMEEQPINLGELQLVQVPVPVTVPVATTSVEELXGAYENEVSKGGLQEGEPMICHTPPLPEGFQVVKVGANGEVETLEQGELQPQEDPXWQKDPDYQPQPKKTKKNQKSKLRYTEEGKDVDVSVYDVEEEQQEGLLSEVNAEKVVGNMKPPKPTKIKKKGGFCKRISKLHWL